One stretch of Oncorhynchus clarkii lewisi isolate Uvic-CL-2024 chromosome 3, UVic_Ocla_1.0, whole genome shotgun sequence DNA includes these proteins:
- the LOC139405681 gene encoding synaptonemal complex protein 1 codes for MERGFNFKLLVPPRVNPIPGQVSTVKPQEIVEDGGCFMQTLQQGYNKCLDKESNIPFPSMNMVVPTKPTRSDVFKMKVVPPMENEETNCKPSQLYSKLFEEVQKVKYWKVKVDSEAVQKDRKLQENKRTIETQRKAIQELQFGNESLSIKLEDQISENDDLQNKNNATRNLCNILKDTFERSAEKIHLFESEREETHHLFMENSETIQSMNAAFESLRIQAETDRLEMLKVKEDLEEFAVLKEKFEKEFSMKEEEVVILQMKMKDKEKELQAILLNLHETRESCKRLQQAAQQHQEALQRSKQEQESLLESLQNAEQLNEECEESRKAIATALESNKEENAKVIAKKDSSLEELNKIKDQQADKLVQIQATAQEFQTSLTVEIQRAKELELKLTAVTEELDRKNLELGEIKKQKEKKDRQLQILEDELDVKNKSIQSLEETIKVVETRTSELTTELEGKHAEIHQVKNKVETMSVENILLEKALGNAETMQNDLKEKANMTERKIKEIEGQLSAAMRRDEKSIKEKENLKTDIVQHEVKYKELLASFNQLQLEKKTILEQIQNESSEANILVAQLKESEAKEMKMKKEIERLQEENHQLREELKSLNAKVEEQGQDTENLQKKLEESCGDLQAELSKKDKQMKAVESKLSNLKIKLESKTKIQDEYQKENKTLKKQIAIETAKSSELENEINKLKEESENVQRSNEEECKNLLDDLETKATSEAELQKKVKKLHLTATDAVKSKEDTEIKCQNKIADMVALMEKHKNQYDKMVDEKDAELDEKKRKDMEATANRTSLELVLSQQNIENDRLKEQLKKEMNERESLLQEITALKKEKKMSRQLETLDEQLPEPKSKEVRCSETPKVYSSAKMPMFRLAKESQRKTKTLKASVTPFQTSEKIVVLTPNINEMENEAPKTPSWSSMTRVAATPRIKETEALRTPSWSSTNIVSATPRIKSYRIRTPPSTGKSVPWGMSTLELDPKSDSSEHNDLLSIAVATDPFKSRLQSSVPAAQNQKVDIFRKIQSPAIQKSPGSTLKLAAMKRMRDAGWTSVTGAEKKKKKTVEKIFA; via the exons ACCAATTGCAAACCCAGTCAGCTGTATTCAAAACTGTTTGAAGAAGTTCAGAAAGTAAAGTATTGGAAAGTCAAAGTGGACTCAGAGGCTGTGCAAAAAGACAGGAAGCTGCAAGAAAACAAAAGAACAATTGAAACCCAACGTAAAGCCATTCAGGAATTGCAG TTCGGAAATGAAAGCCTCAGCATAAAACTAGAGGATCAGATCAGTGAGAATGATGATCTACAGAACAA AAACAATGCAACACGGAACCTATGTAATATACTAAAGGATACGTTTGAAAGATCAGCTGAGAAAATCCATCTAT TTGAATCTGAAAGAGAGGAAACCCATCACTTGTTCATGGAAAACAGTGAAACTATTCAG AGTATGAATGCTGCCTTTGAAAGCCTACGTATTCAAGCAGAAACTGACCGCCTTGAAATGCTGAAAG TTAAAGAGGATTTGGAAGAATTTGCCGTTTTAAAGGAGAAGTTTGAGAAAGAATTCAGTATGAAAGAAGAAGAG GTTGTGATACTTCAGATGAAAATGAAGGACAAAGAAAAAGAACTTCAGGCAATCCTGCTCAACCTCCATGAAACCCGAGAGAGTTGCAAACGGTTACAACAGGCAGCAC AACAACACCAGGAAGCCCTTCAACGTTCCAAACAAGAACAAGAATCTCTGTTAGAAAGTCTGCAAAATGCAGAACAGCTCAATGAAGAATGTGAG GAAAGTAGAAAAGCTATTGCTACAGCATTAGAGAGCAACAAAGAGGAGAATGCAAAGGTTATTGCCAAGAAAGACTCAAGCTTGGAAGAGCTCAACAAAATAAAAGATCAACAAGCAGACAAGCTTGTACAGATTCAGGCCACAGCCCAGGAatttcagacatcattaacagttGAGATACAGAG GGCAAAAGAACTTGAACTGAAGCTTACGGCAGTCACAGAGGAACTTGACAGGAAAAACCTTGAATTAG GAGAGATCAAAAaacagaaagaaaagaaagacagacagctaCAAATCCTTGAAGATGAATTG GATGTCAAAAATAAATCCATACAGTCACTAGAGGAAACAATTAAAGTTGTGGAGACCAGAACATCAGAACTCACCACAGAGCTTGAGGGGAAACATGCTGAAATTCACCAAGTTAAG AATAAAGTGGAAACCATGTCTGTTGAAAACATTTTACTGGAAAAGGCTCTTGGAAATGCTGAAACGATGCAAAACGACTTGAAAGAAAAAGCCAATATGACTGAG AGGAAAATAAAAGAGATTGAGGGGCAGTTATCTGCTGCAATGAGAAGAGATGAAAAATCCATCAAGGAGAAAGAGAATCTAAAGACAGACATTGTACAGCATGA GGTGAAGTATAAGGAGCTATTAGCAAGTTTCAATCAGCTGCAGCTTGAGAAGAAGACTATTCTGGAGCAGATTCAGAATGAATCCTCAGAGGCAAACATTCTGGTAGCACAACTTAAG GAGAGTGAGGCAAAAGAGATGAAGATGAAGAAGGAAATTGAAAGACTCCAAGAAGAAAACCACCAATTACG AGAGGAATTGAAATCCTTAAATGCCAAAGTTGAAGAGCAAGGCCAAGACACTGAGAATCTGCAGAAGAAACTTGAAGAAAGT TGTGGAGATCTGCAGGCTGAGCTCTCAAAGAAAGATAAACAAATGAAAGCAGTGGAGTCAAAG CTGTCCAACCTGAAGATAAAATTAGAGAGTAAAACTAAAATCCAGGACGAATACCAAAAAGAG AACAAAACTTTGAAGAAACAAATTGCAATTGAGACTGCAAAATCCAGTGAACTTGAAAATGAG ATAAACAAATTGAAAGAGGAGTCAGAAAATGTTCAACGATCAAATGAAGAGGAATGTAAAAATTTGCTTGATGACCTTGAAACCAAAGCAACATCTGAGGCAGAGCTTCAGAAAAAG GTGAAAAAGCTACATCTTACAGCAACAGATGCCGTCAAGAGTAAGGAAGATACTGAAATCAAATGTCAGAACAAGATAGCAGACATGGTTGCCTTGATGGAAAAGCACAAG AACCAGTATGACAAAATGGTTGACGAGAAAGATGCAGAGCTTGATGAGAAGAAGAGGAAAGACATGGAGGCAACTGCTAATAGAACATCACTG GAATTGGTGCTGTCACAGCAGAACATTGAGAATGACCGTTTGAAGGAACAACTAAAGAAAGAAATGAACGAGAGG gaaAGCTTACTACAAGAGATTACAGCCctgaaaaaagaaaagaaaatgagCAGGCAACTGGAGACACTGGATGAACAG CTGCCTGAGCCAAAGTCCAAAGAAGTTAGGTGTTCTGAAACCCCCAAAGTATACTCCTCCGCCAAGATGCCTATGTTCCGTTTGGCAAAGGAAAGTCAGAGAAAGACAAAAACTCTGAAAGCCTCTGTAACCCCATTCCAAACCTCAGAGAAAATAGTTGTATTGACTCCAAACATTAAT GAAATGGAAAACGAAGCCCCAAAAACTCCATCTTGGAGCTCCATGACTAGAGTTGCAGCAACACCACGAATTAAG GAAACCGAAGCTCTCAGAACTCCATCTTGGAGCTCCACCAATATAGTTAGTGCAACACCACGGATTAAG TCTTACAGAATCAGAACTCCTCCCTCCACTGGGAAGTCTGTGCCCTGGGGGATGAGCACCCTGGAGCTTGACCCCAAGTCTGACAGCTCGGAACATAATGATTTATTG AGCATTGCAGTTGCAACTGATCCATTCAAGAGCCGTCTGCAGTCAAGTGTCCCAGCAGCACAGAATCAGAAAGTGGACATATTCAGGAAG ATCCAGAGCCCTGCCATTCAGAAATCACCTGGGAGTACTTTAAAGCTCGCCGCAATGAAAAGGATGCGGGATGCTGGTTGGACATCTGTCACTGGTGctgaaaagaagaagaaaaaaacagttGAAAAGATCTTTGCGTAA